The Triticum urartu cultivar G1812 chromosome 5, Tu2.1, whole genome shotgun sequence genome contains the following window.
TATAATCTTAAACTATCGTACTAGTGACAAAGGAAGTTTTAAACAATATATGGATAGATGTAAATTTAATCAAAAAAAATAGACGAGAGGTCATGTAATAGCGTGGCTTAATAGAGAGATATGCTACTCACATTAATAAGGAATTTCTTTTTGTTCGGGAGCCCATTCAAAAAGAATTTCAAAATTAAGTGTGCTCAGTTTGGAGTAATTTCTTGGGTGCGCATGGATAAGGACAAAGCGCGCAAAAAAGATTAGTATTGATCTGTGTGGTCAGTCTAGATCTCGACAGGAGTAACGACTGCCGGTGAGTGTGTCAGAGACGTTACATGTCATTTACACAAACCATTAGCAGCTGGATTATCATGGTATAATCCACCTCATTTCCAAAGCCAAAACCAATGAAGAAGGACAGAAGTGAAACTGCTTGCTCCATTAAAGGTTGTTGCGTGCGGATGAAGAGTGTTGTTGATCATGGTGCCGTTGCTgttggccacctcgaagcttttCCTTGCCTCGCTGTGGTAGCACCAGCAGGCACCAAAAGCTACTCTGCATTGTCCACAATGATGTGTAGGTAACCATGAAGCCATGCAATCCCCGTGAACGATGGGAGGAAAAAAGCAGGAGGTAGGAGATGGCAGAAAGGAACGGCCTCAAGAAGTTGAATGAAGCAACAATGTTAACACGTGGGATTTCGCCGAACGAAAACCAAAACCACTGCCCAAGTGCCGAGTCGTGCAGGGCGATCGTGGACTTGGGACGTCCTAAAAGTATTTTAATGCGTTGTAAGCTCGTTGGCAGCGTTTTTTGCAGTCGGGTGATACGTGTGCCATATTGCCATGGTCAATTTCTCCCGAGAACGAGTACTCGTTGCGTGACAAAGGGTGAAGGCAACAACATCATAGTACCAGTACATTTTAGTAGTACATCTGGTGTGGGTGGCGGGGCCGTTGACGGTCGAGCACGTCTTGGCAGCTGATTTTCCACCTCATGCGCACACCCGCTTTCCTGTTGATCGCTTCAACACAACTCTGCTGCTCCTCCCCCCTAATTTTCTAACACTAAacaaaccaaaccaaaccaaaccaattcatcatcatcgccgccgccaccaccaccaccaccatcatcatcttcttcttctccaaaaaACAAATCAGCGCTTCGCCAATTCCACCCACCACCTGCTCCCCTCGGCTCTCCTTCTCCTAAATCGCAAGCACTCCCTCCGCCTTCCGCGTTCCTGATGCAACAGACAGTCCTGCGGTTTCAGTAGCCAGAGGAAGGAGAAAGGGGACAGGCGCCGTTTTCTGTCCTGAGAGGAGATCCTGCTGGTCCAGTCTTGGTTGTTGAGGCAGGGAGATTGTAAGGGCCGAGAGAGGGGGAGGGAGATGTCTCGTGGCGGCGGCTACGGGGAGATGGGGCAGAAGATCGACTATGTGTTCAAGGTGGTGCTCATCGGCGACTCCGCCGTCGGCAAGTCGCAGCTGCTGGCGCGGTTCGCGCGCAACGAGTTCAGCCTCGACTCCAAGGCCACCATCGGCGTCGAGTTCCAGACCAAGACCCTCCAGATCGACAACCGCACCGTCAAGGCCCAGATCTGGGACACCGCGGGACAAGAGAGGTAAAATTTTCACTAATCACTAATCCAACCCCAAACCGACCCTGCTAGCTGTATCTTCTCTCCGTGCTGGCCTCGATCGTTTTATTTTGTTGGAGAATCATATTATGCATATAGGCCATGGCCTGATGGCCGTGCACTGCAGCACTACTAGCGCGCGGTAGTAATTACCTTGTCTGTTTCTCTAGTtatgatatgaatgaatgaagaTTGTCGTGTGGAATGCAGGCAAGCTTGTAGAGTTTCCTCTGTATTGGTTTTGCGCATGGTCCTGTCCTTGGTCAGTGCAAGAGTGATGGATTTGTCATTGTCCGTGACCTTATTGTTTGATCTGTGCAATTATGCTGGAATTAATACACTGTCTGCTTTAAAAGGGAATTATTGTTCCTTGTGTTCCTTTCTCTGATGAGGTGTCCTCAACCGAAAGTTATGTTTGGAATCGACATGCTACAGATGTTAAGCATGTTCTTTTACAACAACACTAATATTTCCATGGTAACAAATTTGATGTTTGTTCCATCATAATCTAGATCGGACACTTACATCAGAATAGCATTCCTTATATTTTGACACCTATCAGAATTTACAGTTACCTATTATCATACATAATTGCAATTACGGTGAGATTAGAATCTGCCAAAAAACTTTAACTAACTCTTCTCAGGAATAAAACACTGAAGAAATAGGTAGCACATTAAGCAGCTTATTAGACAATAAGTCCCAGCATTAGCTTATGGCACCTAATAGTAATGTCTTTTGGCACCTAACAGTAATAggtctagcagtttcttcatgaATATTTTGTTAATTTGCAACTGAACGGTACTGATTGGTGTTGCAAATGAACGGTGGCAGTTATAATAGCCTACCTCCCTACCCCAGCTTTGCTTGCTTATTTGATTGTTCACTTTCAACATCTAAACCAGCTGCACTGAATGTGGTAACAGGTACCGAGCAGTAACAAGTGCCTATTACAGAGGCGCAGTAGGAGCTATGCTAGTGTATGACATGACCAAGCGCCAGTCCTTTGATCATATGGCACGGTGGCTCGAGGAATTGCGAAGCCATGCTGACAAGAACATTGTTATCATGCTCATCGGGAACAAATCGGACCTGGGCACCCTCCGGGCTGTCCCAACAGAGGACGCCAAGGAGTTCGCCGAGCGTGAGAGCCTTTTCTTCATGGAGACGTCCGCTCTTGAGGCTACCAACGTGGAGAAGGCCTTCATGACCGGCCTCGAAGAGATATACCGCACCGTCAGCAAGAAAAACCTTGTCGCCAACGACGAGGCTAACTCCGGTGGGAACTCGAGCTTGCTGAAAGGAACGAAAGTTATCATCCCTGGCCAGGAGCCGGCCCCTCCGGCCAAGGCAGCATGTTGTATGTCCTCCTAGATACCATCTTGTTCCTGGCAAGTAAAGTTTCTAAGTTGATCTTGCAGTGTCGACACGCTGAATGGGTGGGATTCTTGGGAGGAGGGATGTAATTACATGAATAGGTGACTCACATAAATTGTAATCTTGTTGATGATTAGATTTTGTATCTGATTATACGGTGGCGTACAGTTATCATGAATCCTTCTATTCGGGATGTAATTAGCCCAACCTTTCATGCTGGTTGTGCTGTTCTTCCC
Protein-coding sequences here:
- the LOC125509007 gene encoding ras-related protein RGP1, whose translation is MSRGGGYGEMGQKIDYVFKVVLIGDSAVGKSQLLARFARNEFSLDSKATIGVEFQTKTLQIDNRTVKAQIWDTAGQERYRAVTSAYYRGAVGAMLVYDMTKRQSFDHMARWLEELRSHADKNIVIMLIGNKSDLGTLRAVPTEDAKEFAERESLFFMETSALEATNVEKAFMTGLEEIYRTVSKKNLVANDEANSGGNSSLLKGTKVIIPGQEPAPPAKAACCMSS